A DNA window from Deinococcus malanensis contains the following coding sequences:
- the rpsI gene encoding 30S ribosomal protein S9: protein MAIQQPEQFYGTGRRKAAVARVFLRPGEGKIIVNGKEFQTYFRGLLRAVHALQAFRETGTAGRYDAVITVNGGGPTGQADAIKLGIARALLKVNPDFRAQMKPKGLLTRDPREVERKKYGLKKARRAPQFSKR from the coding sequence ATGGCGATTCAGCAACCTGAACAGTTCTACGGCACCGGTCGCCGCAAGGCCGCCGTCGCCCGCGTGTTCCTGCGCCCTGGCGAAGGCAAGATCATCGTCAACGGCAAGGAATTCCAGACCTACTTCCGTGGTCTGCTGCGCGCTGTGCACGCCCTGCAGGCGTTCCGTGAAACCGGCACCGCCGGCCGCTACGACGCCGTGATCACGGTCAACGGCGGCGGCCCCACCGGCCAGGCCGACGCGATCAAGCTGGGCATCGCCCGCGCCCTGCTGAAGGTCAACCCTGATTTCCGCGCCCAGATGAAGCCCAAGGGCCTCCTGACCCGCGACCCCCGCGAAGTCGAGCGCAAGAAGTACGGCCTGAAGAAGGCCCGCCGCGCGCCCCAGTTCAGCAAGCGCTG